CACAGAAGTATGTTTATGTGACATCCTTGCCACTGACGAATAACGGTAAGGTTGACCGCAAGGGAATTTTGCACGAGGTTAATAGCTAATGATTAGTATGCAACCTTATCAAAATCCAACATATTTTCTATTAATAGCATTATCATTTGTGCCAATAATTATAGCGAATCTTTGTGAAAAGAAAATATATTGGTATCAAACTCTTATTTCTCTTGGCTTTTTAACATTATCTTTTGGCGGAATAAAATGGCATCAAGGAATAGCCTTAATAATCTATATCATCTTAGAAGTTATTTTAATTAAACTGTATTTTAATTATAGGATGAGGCTAAACAATTCGTGGGTGTTTTATCTGGCAGTGATTATCTCAATTGTTCCTTTGGTTATTGTCAAAGTCACACCTGCAGTTTACGGGGGACAGGTTTCAATTATTGGATTTTTAGGAATCAGTTACATTACTTTCAAAATTGTTGGAATGATTATGGAAATTCGTGATGGAGCAATTAAGGACTTCAATTTATGGAAAACACTCCAATTCTTATTATTCTTCCCAACTATTTCCTCGGGTCCAATTGATCGTTATCGTCGATTTATCGGAGATTATGATAAAAAACTCTCGCGTGAAAAATATTTAGACTTACTTGAAAAGGGAATTTGGTATATTTTCTTGGGCTTCTTGTATAAGTTCTTTATTGCATACTTTTTTGGAACACTTCTAATGCCACAAGTTGCTCAAAATGCATTAGCACATGGCGGATTATCTTGGTGGCTGGTTGCCTACATGTATATTTGGTCAATGGATTTGTTTTTTGATTTTGCGGGATATAGCTTATTCGCGGTTGGGACGAGCTATATTATGGGAATTGCAACGCCAATGAATTTCAACAAACCGTTTGCTGCTCCAAATATTAAGGAATTCTGGAATAGATGGCATATGTCATTGTCATTTTGGTTTAGAGATTACATTTATATGCGACTGGTATTTTTTATAATGAAGAAGAAACTAATTAAAAGTCGTATAACGATTGCCAACTTAGGGTACTTAACATTATTCTTAATAATGGGATTCTGGCATGGGGTAACATGGTATTACATTGTTTATGGTTTATTTCATGCATGTGCAATCATTATTTGTGATGCATGGTTGCGTTTTAAAAAGAAGCACCGCCAGCAAATTCCAAGTAATCGTTTTACGAAATTATTTGCTATCTTTCTAACATTTAATACAGTTTGTTTTAGTTTTTTGATTTTTTCAGGTTTCTTAAACACAATGATGTTTCACCATATTATGAAATAAAAAGGGAGTTTTTAAAATGAAAGAACAAGTTATTGAGATTTTACAAGATTTAACTGGAAGTGAAGAAGTTGCTACTAATCTTGACATCAATCTTTTTGATGCAGGATTAATTGATTCAATGGCAACTGTTCAATTACTACTTGAATTGCAAGCACAATGTGGGGTCGATGTTCCAGTTTCTGAATTTGAACGTAGT
Above is a window of Liquorilactobacillus hordei DSM 19519 DNA encoding:
- the dltB gene encoding D-alanyl-lipoteichoic acid biosynthesis protein DltB, translating into MISMQPYQNPTYFLLIALSFVPIIIANLCEKKIYWYQTLISLGFLTLSFGGIKWHQGIALIIYIILEVILIKLYFNYRMRLNNSWVFYLAVIISIVPLVIVKVTPAVYGGQVSIIGFLGISYITFKIVGMIMEIRDGAIKDFNLWKTLQFLLFFPTISSGPIDRYRRFIGDYDKKLSREKYLDLLEKGIWYIFLGFLYKFFIAYFFGTLLMPQVAQNALAHGGLSWWLVAYMYIWSMDLFFDFAGYSLFAVGTSYIMGIATPMNFNKPFAAPNIKEFWNRWHMSLSFWFRDYIYMRLVFFIMKKKLIKSRITIANLGYLTLFLIMGFWHGVTWYYIVYGLFHACAIIICDAWLRFKKKHRQQIPSNRFTKLFAIFLTFNTVCFSFLIFSGFLNTMMFHHIMK
- the dltC gene encoding D-alanine--poly(phosphoribitol) ligase subunit DltC; translated protein: MKEQVIEILQDLTGSEEVATNLDINLFDAGLIDSMATVQLLLELQAQCGVDVPVSEFERSEWETPNKIIAKVESLKA